Proteins from a genomic interval of Sediminispirochaeta bajacaliforniensis DSM 16054:
- a CDS encoding hexokinase family protein yields MKDIDGFLAEKGLLPESVSFEEGVAGFLTEMERGLHGDSSSLAMIPAWVAAEGEVPKEKPVIVLDAGGTNFRSATFHFNSDGEPVMEHFSKSAMPGTGGPVGRESFFEQIAEKMEASVADADTIGFCFSYPTEILPNRDGRLIRFTKEVEAPEVEGALIGESLNRALLKRYGSSPKQITVLNDTVATMLAGKARSGEGRYSGYIGFIFGTGTNCSYLERTDAIGTLKAPATGAYMAINMETGGYAGFLGGEIDRDFFASTDKPDLFHFEKMISGAYLGPLCLAAAVRASREGFFSASLADFFQAKQSMTTMEMDRYLHEPRDREHPFYQKASNDEDRKNLFLLFDSIVARAAKLAAISLAAVVLKTGEGKDPTVPVAIVADGTTFYKTWALAERTRCYLFRELTEKHGRYVRFLSVDNAPVIGAAVAGLLN; encoded by the coding sequence ATGAAGGATATCGACGGGTTCCTTGCCGAGAAGGGGCTGCTTCCCGAGAGCGTTTCTTTCGAAGAAGGGGTTGCGGGATTCCTCACTGAAATGGAAAGAGGGCTTCATGGCGACTCCTCGAGCCTTGCCATGATTCCCGCCTGGGTTGCCGCCGAGGGTGAGGTACCGAAGGAGAAGCCCGTAATCGTCCTTGATGCAGGTGGAACAAATTTTCGTTCGGCTACGTTTCATTTCAATAGCGATGGAGAGCCGGTGATGGAGCATTTCTCGAAGAGTGCGATGCCTGGAACCGGGGGACCTGTCGGACGGGAATCCTTTTTCGAGCAGATTGCCGAGAAAATGGAGGCTTCCGTAGCCGATGCCGATACCATCGGATTTTGTTTCTCCTATCCCACGGAAATTCTGCCCAATAGAGACGGGCGTCTCATTCGTTTCACCAAGGAAGTTGAAGCGCCGGAGGTAGAGGGTGCTCTCATCGGAGAGTCCCTTAACCGGGCGTTGCTGAAGCGGTACGGTTCTTCGCCGAAGCAGATTACGGTCCTTAACGATACCGTTGCAACAATGCTTGCGGGGAAGGCCAGAAGCGGAGAAGGGCGTTACTCAGGGTATATCGGTTTTATCTTCGGGACGGGAACCAATTGTTCCTATCTTGAGAGGACCGATGCTATCGGAACCCTCAAGGCGCCTGCTACCGGGGCCTATATGGCCATCAACATGGAGACCGGAGGATACGCCGGTTTCCTCGGAGGCGAGATCGATCGTGATTTTTTTGCCTCCACCGATAAACCTGATTTATTTCATTTTGAAAAAATGATATCCGGAGCCTATTTGGGCCCTCTTTGCCTTGCCGCTGCGGTGCGTGCTTCGAGGGAGGGGTTTTTTTCCGCTTCCCTTGCGGATTTTTTTCAGGCAAAGCAATCAATGACTACGATGGAGATGGATCGTTACCTTCACGAACCACGGGATCGTGAGCATCCTTTTTATCAGAAGGCCTCAAACGATGAAGACCGGAAGAATCTTTTCCTTTTGTTTGATTCCATTGTTGCCAGGGCCGCGAAGCTTGCCGCCATCAGTTTGGCTGCGGTTGTGTTGAAAACCGGAGAAGGGAAAGATCCAACTGTTCCTGTCGCCATTGTTGCCGACGGAACCACCTTTTATAAGACCTGGGCCCTTGCCGAACGAACCCGGTGTTATCTTTTTCGTGAATTGACCGAAAAGCATGGCCGTTATGTACGATTTCTTTCTGTCGATAATGCACCGGTGATAGGTGCCGCCGTTGCTGGTTTGCTTAATTAG